The Microbacterium maritypicum genome contains a region encoding:
- a CDS encoding glycosyltransferase: MSVTSSDDPIDPSSGSAAESSPRPLKIVIGCDTFSPDINGAARFAERLAAGLVQRGHDVHVVAPNQAYRRTQPHTEVIEGEPMTLHRLPSLRWAPHDWLRFVWPWRSKHYARKVLDQVQPDVVHIQSHIVIGRGLAYIANERGIPVIATNHVMAENILDHTTMPKFIDDLVLKFAWADAKRTFDMTRAITTPTRRAADFLEKTVEVEGVIPVSCGIDRTQYTPVIAPREKNRIIFVGRLTAEKQVEVILKAMTKLDPALATTFDIVGGGDQRKQLEHLTAQLGLADRVTFHGRTSDEELRALLSRASLFVIASIAELQSIATMEAMASALPIVAADAVALPHLVHDGENGYLFEPGNVDELAARLTDVLTAEPAEYERMQRASLDGVAIHDINRTLDTFEALYRDEPLPE; encoded by the coding sequence ATGTCTGTGACCTCCTCCGACGATCCGATCGATCCGTCGAGCGGCTCCGCCGCCGAATCCTCGCCCCGACCGTTGAAGATCGTGATCGGCTGCGACACCTTCTCGCCCGACATCAACGGCGCCGCCCGCTTCGCCGAGCGTCTCGCCGCCGGCCTGGTGCAGCGCGGCCACGACGTGCACGTCGTGGCCCCCAACCAGGCGTATCGGCGTACGCAGCCGCACACCGAGGTGATCGAGGGCGAGCCGATGACCCTGCACCGGCTGCCGTCGCTGCGCTGGGCTCCGCACGACTGGCTGCGGTTCGTGTGGCCGTGGCGCTCGAAGCACTACGCCCGCAAGGTTCTCGACCAGGTGCAGCCGGATGTCGTGCACATCCAGTCGCACATCGTGATCGGCCGCGGACTCGCGTACATCGCGAACGAACGCGGCATCCCGGTCATCGCGACCAATCACGTGATGGCCGAGAACATCCTCGACCACACGACGATGCCGAAGTTCATCGACGACCTGGTGCTCAAGTTCGCCTGGGCGGATGCGAAGCGCACGTTCGACATGACCCGCGCCATCACCACGCCCACGCGCCGCGCCGCCGACTTCCTCGAGAAGACCGTCGAGGTGGAGGGCGTCATCCCGGTCAGCTGCGGCATCGACCGCACGCAGTACACGCCGGTGATCGCCCCGCGCGAGAAGAACAGGATCATCTTCGTCGGCAGGCTCACCGCCGAGAAGCAGGTCGAGGTCATCCTCAAGGCGATGACGAAGCTCGACCCGGCACTCGCCACGACGTTCGACATCGTCGGCGGCGGCGATCAGCGCAAGCAGCTGGAGCATCTGACGGCGCAGCTCGGCCTGGCCGATCGCGTCACCTTCCATGGCCGCACGAGCGATGAGGAGCTTCGCGCGCTGCTCTCGCGAGCGAGCCTGTTCGTGATCGCCTCGATCGCCGAGCTGCAGTCGATCGCGACCATGGAGGCGATGGCCTCGGCTCTGCCGATCGTCGCCGCGGATGCCGTCGCCCTCCCGCACCTCGTGCACGACGGCGAGAACGGGTACCTGTTCGAACCCGGGAACGTCGATGAGCTCGCCGCACGTCTGACCGACGTGCTCACTGCGGAGCCTGCGGAGTACGAGCGGATGCAGCGGGCCTCGCTCGACGGCGTCGCGATCCACGACATCAACCGCACCCTCGACACGTTCGAGGCGCTGTACCGCGACGAGCCGCTGCCGGAGTAG
- a CDS encoding glycosyltransferase, producing the protein MHIVFFGDQHLDSLGGAQVSMRLQREFLERAGHTVTVVAPKMHGSRSSSGSHGGAYVDLPSMPITSDREYSMSWPGRATDRFLDKAMTRRPPVELVHVQADFWGAFIGHRYAQRHGIPVVHTMHNRVDVGIAAVTPLHRPVLAALNMWRGIAMRGVATSSGRDRVRGSDGWAFLRGLAAGASAVTAPSTHFARRLEQHDVFPHVDVIWNGIDDDLRAQTLAQGPAERAPGRPRFVWLGRMSPEKRLLPFLEAFVASGVDADLEIIGGGAQRAAAEKIVRGRDGVHFAGRLTYPQTLARIAAADALVQTSIGFETQGMTPFEAATLGTPSVICDPDIAAELGGGLWAVPDAAGEDRRTAALAETLRQAASDIADGTAPTPLPGVAEAFRQSSRTAAMVEVYERVLAGG; encoded by the coding sequence ATGCACATCGTCTTCTTCGGCGATCAGCACCTCGACTCCCTCGGCGGAGCGCAGGTGTCGATGCGACTCCAGCGCGAGTTCCTCGAGCGCGCCGGACACACCGTCACGGTCGTCGCTCCGAAGATGCACGGGTCGCGCTCCTCGTCCGGCTCGCACGGCGGGGCGTACGTCGATCTGCCCTCGATGCCGATCACGAGCGACCGCGAGTACTCGATGAGCTGGCCGGGTCGCGCGACCGACCGTTTCCTCGACAAGGCGATGACCCGCCGGCCGCCCGTGGAACTGGTGCATGTCCAGGCCGACTTCTGGGGCGCGTTCATCGGGCACCGCTACGCGCAGCGTCACGGCATCCCCGTCGTGCACACGATGCACAACCGGGTCGATGTCGGCATCGCGGCCGTCACTCCGCTGCATCGTCCGGTGCTCGCCGCATTGAACATGTGGCGCGGCATCGCGATGCGCGGCGTCGCCACGAGCAGCGGTCGCGACCGGGTGCGCGGCAGCGACGGGTGGGCGTTCCTGCGCGGCCTGGCCGCCGGGGCCTCCGCCGTCACGGCGCCGTCGACGCACTTCGCCCGACGCCTCGAACAGCACGACGTCTTCCCTCACGTCGACGTGATCTGGAACGGCATCGACGACGACCTGCGCGCGCAGACGCTGGCACAGGGCCCCGCCGAGCGTGCCCCCGGGCGTCCACGGTTCGTCTGGCTCGGTCGGATGAGCCCCGAGAAGCGGCTGCTGCCGTTCCTCGAGGCGTTCGTCGCCTCGGGGGTCGACGCCGACCTGGAGATCATCGGTGGCGGGGCCCAGCGTGCGGCCGCCGAGAAGATCGTCCGCGGACGCGACGGCGTGCACTTCGCCGGACGGCTCACCTACCCGCAGACCCTGGCGCGGATCGCCGCCGCCGACGCGCTGGTGCAGACGTCGATCGGCTTCGAGACCCAGGGGATGACCCCGTTCGAAGCCGCCACGCTGGGGACGCCGTCGGTGATCTGCGACCCCGACATCGCCGCCGAGCTGGGGGGCGGGCTCTGGGCTGTTCCTGATGCCGCCGGTGAAGACCGGCGGACCGCCGCGCTCGCCGAGACCCTGCGGCAGGCCGCATCCGACATCGCCGACGGCACGGCTCCGACGCCCCTTCCGGGGGTCGCCGAGGCGTTCCGGCAGTCATCGCGCACGGCGGCGATGGTCGAGGTCTACGAGCGGGTGCTCGCCGGCGGCTGA
- a CDS encoding LysE family translocator: MIPLDNLVAFAVASVVIIAIPGPSVLFVIGRSLSLGRRAGVLSVVGNALGTVPAVLAVAFGVGAIVASSVVAFTVIKIIGAVYLVWLGVQAIRHRHAHTTDADRTPASTGRLLRQGFIVGITNPKTIAFFVAVLPQFVSPSTGPVWAQLLLLGLLFQALALVCDSVWALAAGTARTWFARSPRRMSTLSGTGGVMMIGLGGTLALSGAKS, from the coding sequence ATGATCCCGCTCGACAACCTCGTCGCGTTCGCCGTCGCCTCCGTCGTGATCATCGCGATCCCCGGACCGAGCGTGCTGTTCGTGATCGGTCGGTCCCTCTCGCTCGGTCGCCGCGCAGGTGTGCTCAGCGTCGTGGGCAACGCCCTCGGCACCGTGCCCGCTGTGCTCGCCGTGGCCTTCGGAGTCGGTGCGATCGTCGCCTCGTCGGTGGTCGCGTTCACGGTGATCAAGATCATCGGCGCCGTGTACCTCGTGTGGCTCGGGGTGCAGGCGATCCGCCACCGCCATGCCCACACGACGGACGCGGACCGCACACCGGCCTCGACGGGAAGGCTGTTGCGCCAGGGGTTCATCGTCGGGATCACCAATCCCAAGACCATCGCCTTCTTCGTCGCGGTGCTCCCGCAGTTCGTCTCCCCGTCGACCGGCCCGGTGTGGGCCCAGCTGCTGCTGCTCGGACTCCTCTTCCAAGCGCTCGCGCTCGTCTGCGACAGCGTGTGGGCCCTCGCCGCCGGAACCGCGCGCACCTGGTTCGCCCGCTCGCCCCGCCGCATGTCCACGCTGTCCGGCACCGGCGGCGTGATGATGATCGGGCTCGGGGGCACGCTCGCCCTCAGCGGCGCCAAGAGCTGA
- a CDS encoding GlxA family transcriptional regulator — MKTVACVIQDGFAPFEFGVACEAFGLDRADDGVPNFDFRIVAPRAGVVTSKIGFSVNVEHDLAFAYEADLVVFCPLPRERWGDIDPLLLDVARHAVDRGAWVMSVCSGSFILAAAGVLDGRRATTHWMYAHVMAEMYPEIDIDPDVLFVQDGKIITSAGTAAGIDACLHLLRQEVGAELTNRIARRMVVPPQRDGGQAQFIDRPIPVVPTDSLAAVADWAVANLRDDLGVDQLAARALMSPRTFARRFKAEYGATPAAWLARQRIIHAQRMLERTDLPLEHIADECGFGSAAVLRQNFARVLGLTPTAYRARFSCAEESAVPAA, encoded by the coding sequence ATGAAGACGGTCGCCTGCGTCATCCAAGACGGATTCGCACCCTTCGAGTTCGGCGTCGCCTGCGAGGCGTTCGGCCTGGACCGCGCCGATGACGGCGTGCCGAACTTCGACTTCCGCATCGTCGCTCCCCGTGCCGGGGTCGTGACCTCGAAGATCGGCTTCTCGGTCAACGTCGAGCACGATCTGGCCTTCGCGTACGAAGCCGACCTCGTGGTGTTCTGTCCCCTTCCTCGCGAGCGGTGGGGCGACATCGACCCGCTCCTGCTCGACGTCGCCAGGCACGCGGTCGACCGCGGCGCCTGGGTGATGAGCGTCTGCAGCGGCTCGTTCATCCTCGCCGCGGCAGGAGTGCTCGACGGTCGGCGCGCCACCACGCACTGGATGTACGCGCACGTCATGGCAGAGATGTACCCGGAGATCGACATCGACCCCGACGTGCTGTTCGTGCAGGACGGCAAGATCATCACGAGCGCGGGAACGGCCGCAGGGATCGACGCCTGCCTGCACCTGCTCCGGCAGGAGGTGGGCGCCGAGCTCACCAACCGCATCGCCCGCCGGATGGTCGTGCCGCCCCAGCGCGACGGTGGCCAGGCGCAGTTCATCGACCGTCCGATCCCGGTGGTACCGACCGACTCGCTCGCCGCCGTCGCCGACTGGGCGGTCGCGAACCTCCGCGACGACCTCGGCGTCGACCAGCTCGCGGCCAGGGCGTTGATGTCGCCGCGCACCTTCGCCCGCCGCTTCAAGGCCGAGTACGGTGCCACGCCCGCGGCCTGGCTCGCGCGTCAGCGCATCATCCACGCGCAGCGGATGCTGGAGCGCACCGACCTCCCGCTCGAGCACATCGCCGACGAGTGCGGATTCGGCTCGGCGGCCGTGCTCCGGCAGAACTTCGCCAGGGTGCTCGGCCTCACACCGACGGCCTACCGCGCGCGGTTCTCCTGCGCCGAGGAGTCGGCGGTGCCCGCAGCCTGA
- a CDS encoding NRDE family protein yields the protein MCTVVIDVENAGSARLLAVRDEDPLRAWDSLGAWWPEEHPGVIGIRDRRAGGAWLAVNPAERRLAVLLNRADVEGLPETHVVSRGALALESVSARSPVAPLSMHGFNLLEVRPEGARVLSWDGVDLRETPIDPGTHMIAHDDLDDVTTPRIEAWLPEFRALGPTADSADWTAEWTALLASSTALAPEDDRAIIRDNRPHGYPTQSLLYCVATVTGDGVEVRDVTLPTPAHWTE from the coding sequence GTGTGCACGGTCGTGATCGATGTCGAGAATGCCGGCTCCGCACGACTTCTCGCGGTCCGGGACGAAGACCCGCTGCGGGCGTGGGACTCCCTCGGAGCCTGGTGGCCCGAGGAGCACCCCGGCGTGATCGGGATCCGCGACCGTCGGGCCGGTGGGGCCTGGCTCGCCGTGAACCCCGCCGAACGTCGCCTCGCCGTACTGCTGAACCGCGCGGATGTGGAGGGCCTCCCCGAGACGCACGTCGTCTCGCGCGGAGCCCTCGCGCTGGAGTCGGTCAGCGCCCGCTCCCCCGTCGCACCGCTGTCGATGCATGGCTTCAATCTGCTCGAAGTGCGGCCGGAGGGCGCCAGGGTGCTGTCGTGGGACGGCGTCGACCTGCGTGAGACACCCATCGATCCGGGCACGCACATGATCGCTCACGACGACCTCGACGATGTGACGACCCCGCGGATCGAGGCCTGGCTGCCGGAGTTCCGCGCCCTCGGGCCGACCGCTGACAGCGCGGACTGGACGGCCGAGTGGACCGCGCTGCTCGCATCCTCGACCGCCCTGGCCCCGGAGGACGACCGGGCGATCATCCGCGACAACCGTCCGCACGGCTACCCGACGCAGTCACTGCTCTACTGCGTCGCCACGGTCACCGGCGACGGTGTCGAGGTGCGCGACGTCACCCTCCCGACCCCGGCGCACTGGACCGAATAG
- the coaBC gene encoding bifunctional phosphopantothenoylcysteine decarboxylase/phosphopantothenate--cysteine ligase CoaBC, with protein sequence MNIVVGVTGGIAAYKTVHLVRLLTKGGHDVTVVPTEDALRFVGLPTWEAISRHPVTTSVHDDVAKVRHVALGQAAELVIVAPATANSIAKITAGLADDLLGTTVLATEAPVLLAPAMHAEMWRNRATQANIATLRERGVHLVGPADGELAGGDSGPGRMSEPEEIFAAAQALLTPGDLAGVRVVVSAGGTREPIDPVRFLGNRSSGRQGVALAAEAAARGAEVTLVSAHISGDVLAEARHPSIRIVPVGAAADLAEAMTRESEVADVVVMAAAVADYRPVQVSERKLTKEGGGGPAIELIENEDIVAALAAARRPGQLVVGFAAETPEDQAEMLARARAKQQRKGVDLLVVNEVGWERGFESVENAVHILGPGGVEAGAASGSKRAVAAAIWDVIAEERVLNLSQQHSTLIPSSDPAGGRRPEGASPGGAHDHPADR encoded by the coding sequence GTGAACATCGTCGTCGGAGTCACAGGCGGCATCGCCGCGTACAAGACGGTGCACCTCGTGCGCCTGCTCACGAAGGGCGGGCACGACGTGACCGTGGTGCCCACCGAGGATGCACTGCGCTTCGTGGGTCTGCCCACGTGGGAGGCGATCAGCCGGCACCCGGTGACCACGAGCGTGCACGACGACGTGGCGAAGGTGCGGCACGTCGCCCTCGGCCAGGCCGCCGAACTCGTGATCGTCGCCCCGGCGACCGCGAACTCGATCGCGAAGATCACCGCGGGCCTCGCCGACGACCTCCTGGGAACGACGGTGCTCGCCACCGAGGCCCCGGTGCTGCTCGCCCCGGCGATGCACGCGGAGATGTGGCGGAACCGGGCGACGCAGGCGAACATCGCCACCCTGCGGGAGCGCGGGGTACATCTGGTCGGACCCGCCGACGGCGAGCTCGCCGGCGGCGACAGCGGTCCCGGCAGGATGTCGGAGCCGGAGGAGATCTTCGCCGCCGCGCAAGCGCTGCTGACTCCTGGCGACCTCGCCGGGGTGCGCGTCGTGGTCTCGGCCGGCGGCACGCGGGAACCGATCGATCCGGTGCGCTTCCTCGGCAATCGCTCCAGCGGAAGGCAGGGGGTGGCGCTCGCCGCCGAGGCCGCCGCCCGTGGGGCCGAGGTCACCCTGGTGTCGGCCCATATCTCCGGCGATGTGCTCGCCGAGGCGCGGCATCCGTCGATCCGCATCGTGCCCGTCGGCGCCGCCGCTGACCTCGCCGAGGCGATGACGCGTGAGTCCGAGGTCGCCGACGTCGTCGTGATGGCGGCGGCGGTCGCCGACTACCGACCGGTGCAGGTGTCGGAGCGCAAGCTCACGAAAGAGGGCGGCGGGGGGCCGGCCATCGAACTGATCGAGAACGAGGACATCGTGGCGGCTCTGGCCGCGGCGCGGCGACCGGGGCAGCTCGTCGTCGGCTTCGCCGCGGAGACTCCTGAGGATCAGGCCGAGATGCTCGCCCGTGCACGCGCCAAGCAGCAGCGCAAGGGTGTCGACCTCCTCGTGGTGAACGAGGTCGGGTGGGAGCGCGGCTTCGAGTCCGTCGAGAACGCGGTGCACATCCTCGGACCGGGCGGCGTGGAGGCGGGTGCGGCTTCGGGATCCAAGCGGGCGGTCGCCGCCGCGATCTGGGATGTCATCGCGGAGGAGCGCGTGCTAAACTTGAGTCAACAACACTCAACTTTGATCCCGTCTTCCGATCCGGCAGGCGGGAGACGACCAGAAGGAGCATCTCCAGGAGGAGCGCATGACCACCCCGCAGACCGGTAA
- a CDS encoding ATP-dependent Clp protease ATP-binding subunit, which translates to MTTPQTGNQNQEQQSALEQFGINLTDRAREGKLDPVIGRDSEIRRVSQVLTRRTKNNPVLIGEPGVGKTAVVEGLAQRIVAGDVAESLKDKELVTLDISALVAGAMYRGQFEERLKQVLKEITESDGQVITFIDELHVLMGAGGGEGSVAASNMLKPMLARGELRLIGATTLNEYREFIEKDAALERRFQQVYVGEPTVEDTIAILRGLKGRYEAHHGVTISDSALVAAAALSSRYLPARQLPDKAIDLIDESMSRLKMEIDSSPVEIDQLKRQVDRMKLEELALKREKDAASKERLSTLREQLVGMERQLAELEARWARERQGLNRVGELKKQLDDAITQRDLAMRNADYTKASKLEYETIKRLERDIAEAEQAEAATPAEPRMVNEQVTDEDIAAVIAAWTGIPVGRLLQGESEKLLHLENELGKRLIGQKDAVKAVSDAVRRSRAGISDPGRPTGSFLFLGPTGVGKTELAKALAEFLFDDEHAMVRIDMSEYGEKHSVSRLVGAPPGYVGYEQGGQLTEAVRRRPYSVILLDEVEKAHPEVFDVLLQVLDDGRLTDGQGRTVDFSNVILILTSNLGSPILIDPVLAPDEKRDQVMALVRQAFRPEFLNRLDDIVMFSALSEDDLAQIVELSIDQLHKRLKDRRLTLAVTPDARSWLAERGYDPMFGARPLRRLIQSEVQNKLATALLSGGVHDGDTVRVDVAADGMGLVLTSTTPEPAADDDVIEAELLED; encoded by the coding sequence ATGACCACCCCGCAGACCGGTAACCAGAATCAAGAGCAGCAGTCCGCCCTCGAGCAGTTCGGCATCAACCTCACCGACCGTGCCCGCGAGGGCAAGCTCGACCCCGTGATCGGACGCGACAGCGAGATCCGTCGCGTCAGCCAGGTGCTCACCCGCCGCACGAAGAACAACCCCGTGCTGATCGGTGAGCCGGGCGTCGGCAAGACCGCCGTCGTCGAAGGACTCGCCCAGCGCATCGTCGCGGGCGACGTCGCCGAGTCCCTCAAGGACAAGGAGCTGGTCACGCTCGACATCTCGGCACTCGTGGCCGGCGCCATGTACCGCGGGCAGTTCGAAGAGCGGCTGAAGCAGGTGCTCAAAGAGATCACCGAGTCCGACGGTCAGGTCATCACGTTCATCGACGAGCTGCACGTGCTCATGGGTGCGGGCGGCGGCGAGGGCTCCGTGGCTGCGTCGAACATGCTCAAGCCCATGCTGGCCCGCGGTGAGCTGCGCCTGATCGGTGCGACCACGCTCAACGAGTATCGCGAGTTCATCGAGAAGGACGCCGCTCTCGAGCGCCGCTTCCAGCAGGTGTACGTCGGCGAGCCGACGGTCGAGGACACGATCGCGATCCTCCGCGGCCTCAAGGGGCGGTACGAGGCGCATCACGGTGTCACGATCTCCGACAGTGCCCTGGTGGCCGCGGCTGCACTGTCGAGCCGGTACCTTCCTGCGCGCCAGCTTCCCGACAAGGCGATCGACCTGATCGACGAGTCGATGTCGCGGCTCAAGATGGAGATCGACTCGTCGCCGGTCGAGATCGACCAGCTCAAGCGCCAGGTCGACCGGATGAAGCTCGAGGAGCTCGCGCTGAAGCGGGAGAAGGACGCCGCCTCCAAGGAGCGCCTGAGCACTCTGCGTGAGCAGCTCGTGGGCATGGAGCGGCAGCTCGCCGAGCTCGAGGCCCGCTGGGCGCGCGAGCGTCAGGGGCTCAACAGGGTCGGTGAGCTGAAGAAGCAGCTCGACGACGCGATCACCCAGCGCGATCTCGCGATGCGCAACGCCGACTACACGAAGGCCTCGAAGCTGGAGTACGAGACCATCAAGCGGCTGGAGCGCGACATCGCCGAGGCCGAGCAGGCCGAGGCGGCGACCCCCGCCGAACCCCGCATGGTCAACGAGCAGGTGACCGATGAGGACATCGCCGCCGTGATCGCCGCGTGGACCGGCATCCCCGTCGGGCGTCTGCTTCAGGGCGAGAGCGAGAAGCTGCTGCACCTGGAGAACGAGCTCGGCAAGCGCCTGATCGGTCAGAAGGACGCCGTCAAGGCGGTGTCGGATGCGGTTCGACGCTCGCGCGCGGGCATCAGCGACCCCGGTCGCCCGACCGGTTCGTTCCTGTTCCTCGGACCGACCGGTGTGGGAAAGACCGAGCTGGCCAAGGCCCTGGCCGAGTTCCTCTTCGACGACGAGCACGCCATGGTGCGCATCGACATGTCGGAGTACGGCGAGAAGCACTCGGTCTCGCGGCTCGTCGGTGCCCCTCCCGGGTACGTCGGCTACGAGCAGGGCGGTCAGCTGACCGAGGCCGTGCGGCGTCGTCCGTACAGCGTGATCCTGCTCGACGAGGTCGAGAAGGCGCACCCCGAGGTGTTCGACGTGCTACTGCAGGTGCTCGACGACGGTCGACTGACCGACGGGCAGGGCCGCACGGTCGACTTCTCGAACGTGATCCTGATCCTGACATCGAACCTGGGATCGCCGATCCTCATCGACCCGGTGCTCGCACCCGATGAGAAGCGCGACCAGGTCATGGCCCTCGTGCGACAGGCGTTCCGTCCGGAGTTCCTGAACCGTCTCGACGACATCGTGATGTTCTCGGCTCTGAGCGAAGACGACCTCGCCCAGATCGTCGAGCTGTCGATCGATCAGCTGCACAAGCGTCTGAAGGATCGCCGGCTCACGCTCGCAGTCACCCCGGACGCCCGGTCGTGGCTCGCCGAGCGCGGGTACGACCCGATGTTCGGCGCCCGACCGCTGCGCCGCCTCATCCAGAGCGAGGTGCAGAACAAGCTGGCCACCGCGCTGCTCTCGGGCGGCGTGCACGACGGTGACACGGTGCGGGTGGATGTGGCCGCCGACGGGATGGGCCTCGTGCTCACCTCGACGACGCCCGAACCCGCGGCCGACGACGATGTGATCGAGGCCGAACTGCTCGAGGACTGA
- a CDS encoding nitroreductase family protein, producing the protein MSTPVIDRTAPTEHPVLDVLAGRWSPRAFDAQNSIDEAKLATALEAARWSPSANNSQPWRFIVARRGTALHAQVVDALMGFNQAWAGNAAVLVVAIAETADASGTPITHALYDLGQAVAHFSVQAHHDGLVVHQMSGFDPEVVREFADLEERFVPFTVFAVGEFGDIEALPEVLQEREVAPRVRRPITETVILSA; encoded by the coding sequence GTGAGCACTCCCGTCATCGACCGCACCGCACCGACCGAGCACCCCGTCCTCGACGTACTCGCCGGTCGCTGGAGCCCCCGCGCCTTCGATGCGCAGAACTCGATCGATGAGGCCAAGCTCGCCACCGCCCTCGAGGCCGCCCGCTGGAGCCCTTCGGCCAACAACTCGCAGCCCTGGCGCTTCATCGTCGCCCGCCGTGGCACGGCACTGCACGCGCAGGTCGTCGACGCCCTGATGGGTTTCAACCAGGCATGGGCGGGCAACGCCGCCGTGCTCGTGGTCGCGATCGCCGAGACGGCCGACGCCTCCGGCACCCCGATCACCCACGCCCTCTACGACCTCGGCCAGGCCGTTGCGCACTTCTCGGTGCAGGCCCACCACGACGGACTGGTGGTTCACCAGATGAGCGGCTTCGACCCGGAGGTCGTCCGCGAGTTCGCCGACCTCGAAGAGCGATTCGTGCCCTTCACCGTCTTCGCCGTCGGCGAGTTCGGCGACATCGAAGCCCTTCCTGAGGTGCTGCAGGAGCGCGAGGTCGCCCCGCGCGTGCGTCGCCCCATCACCGAGACGGTCATCCTCAGCGCCTGA
- a CDS encoding LysR substrate-binding domain-containing protein yields MLDVNRLRMLVELSRRGTLSAVADALSYSKASVSQQLSALERDVGVPLLRRVGRGVQFTPQGNVLVAEAIGILDQLEHAEVAVAESLTEVTGTVRIAVFQSTAHSLLPRALEALKDRHPALRVEVTECDPETGLVGVSSRDFDLILAEQYPGRTRPIHADLDRVVLAHDAIALARRPGTPAHADALAALWSTREEPWVLEPAGTASRAWAEQLCRTAGFEPDVRFEIADLTAHVRLIHAGLAVGLLPELVWAGDTPTVDLAPLPHEPRREIFSSARRVSADAPSIRAVRSALADAASHNLPV; encoded by the coding sequence GTGCTGGATGTGAATCGACTCCGGATGCTGGTGGAGCTCTCGCGCCGCGGAACGCTGTCGGCCGTCGCCGACGCCCTGTCGTACAGCAAGGCCTCGGTGTCGCAGCAGCTGAGCGCGCTGGAGCGCGATGTGGGCGTGCCGCTGCTGCGCCGGGTGGGGCGCGGAGTGCAGTTCACCCCGCAGGGGAACGTGCTCGTGGCCGAGGCCATCGGCATCCTCGATCAGCTCGAGCACGCCGAGGTCGCCGTCGCCGAATCGCTCACCGAAGTGACCGGCACCGTGCGCATCGCGGTGTTCCAGTCGACGGCGCACTCCCTGCTTCCCCGCGCGCTCGAAGCCCTCAAGGACCGGCACCCCGCGCTGCGGGTCGAAGTCACCGAGTGCGACCCGGAGACCGGACTGGTCGGGGTGTCCAGCCGCGACTTCGACCTGATCCTCGCCGAGCAGTACCCGGGCCGCACACGTCCGATCCACGCCGACCTCGACCGGGTGGTGCTCGCACACGACGCGATCGCGCTCGCCCGACGCCCCGGAACCCCCGCGCACGCCGACGCCCTCGCTGCACTGTGGTCGACGCGGGAGGAGCCCTGGGTGCTCGAGCCCGCAGGCACCGCCTCGCGCGCCTGGGCCGAGCAGCTGTGCCGCACAGCGGGGTTCGAACCCGACGTGCGGTTCGAGATCGCCGACCTCACCGCGCACGTGCGGCTGATCCACGCCGGGCTCGCGGTCGGGCTGCTGCCGGAACTCGTGTGGGCGGGCGACACTCCGACCGTCGATCTGGCGCCGCTCCCCCACGAGCCCCGCCGCGAGATCTTCTCCTCTGCGCGGCGGGTGTCGGCCGACGCCCCCTCCATCCGCGCGGTGCGCAGCGCGCTGGCCGACGCGGCATCCCACAACCTGCCCGTCTGA